The segment AAGTGATTAACCACAATGCTGGTCTTCAAACCCACAAGAAACTTCTCAGACATAGTCATTGGGGGCAAATCACATCATCGCTACCACCCTCAGAACACTGGAGAAGGTGACATCAATTTAGTCCATCATGCTGATACCTCTTGCTAAAATAAGTAATCTTGAATTTATTTAAGTATATGTATCAATCTGGTCCTTCCCTCCCAATTAGCCCTCCATAATTCCTTCATTCACTAATTTACTAACAATCTCCTTACTCCATACAACACAAGTCATTTCAAACTTACTGGACAAAGTATATTAATCCATTGAGAGTCACCATCTTTGGTACAAGTAGCCACGGAGGCAATGAGCCACACGTCACCATACTCCACAAGTCAATCTCAGGGTCGTAGCACTGAATTGCCATCGATTCCTCACCAGTAAGGGTTCCAATGGTGTATAGTTTGCCTCGGCAGGCCGTGCTTGAGCAGTTGTCCATAGGGAATGGCATTGGCTGCAGGACCTCCCAACTGTCCACAGAGTGATCGTAGCGTTCTAGGCTGTCGTGGGCGAGAATGTATATGTGTCCCTTGAGCACAACGGAACTGTGGTATTCACGGGCTTGCAACATAGGTGAAACTTCGGTCCACTCATTTACACTGGAATTGTATCGCCACACACAATCATATAATGACGTCCCATCAGAACCACCTATTacacaaaaataaacacaatgaAGTTGTAACAGTCGAAAACTGTCCCTTCCCACCACAGAACCATTAATCATTTCTGCCTCAAGAGAATGCACTCAATGGGAGTCAGATCCTGTTTGCCAAGAAGGCTTAatgctgatttttaaaattttccggtacagtacaatatcaagctcttctggcccaacgagcctgcgctgcccaattacacacgtgtccaattaacctactaacccgtacatctttggaatgtgggaggggactaCGATGCCAaagaggaaacccaggcagtcacaATAAGAATGTACAAGCCCCTACAAACAGTGGCGGAATTGAGTGtacactaaccgctatgctacagtGTTGCCATTGTGTGGTGCTGATATAATGCTCCAAAGCCACAGGTGCTGGCTTTTGGGTAAGACGTTAAAGCAAAGGTCAATTAATATCTTGGGTAGATATTAAAAATTAAGTCATTATTCTTTGTATCCTAGCAATCACCCAACATGTCtaagcctatcacctccctcatggttccgcctccttctactacccatactgctttccccttacattccttcttcacctttcctgcctatcccctcccccaccccttggtctttccccttactggtttttcacctgacacccaccaaccttctccttcccacactccccccaccttctttatagggcccctgccccctccctcttcagtcctgacgaagggtctcagcccgaaacgttgactgctcgtttccacagatgctgcctgacccgctgagttcctccagcatgttgcatgtgttgctttgaccccagcatctgcagagtattttgtgtccaAGCCCAATATTCTttttagaaaaaaaatcacatttttcTGCTTGGGAGTTCGGTGAAAAATTTGCTGCAGAACTCCagtataagggggggggggggggaacttcaATATGTGCAAAGCATTTTGAAGAATTACTttttctgccttcttccaccCTCAACAATTTTCTGTGGGCATCACCATGGAAACATCACAGCCAAACTTGATGAATTAATGATGATCTGCAGCACAAAGAGGCCAATCTGTGGAATGGCTTTAAAAAATCTACAGCTTATCTCACTGTTCTATCAAGTTGTGTACTTTTCTCCATTTTAAATGTTTAATCcatttccccttaaactttaAAGGATCACTACTTCATGAACAACTCTCCATGTAAAGGGGGGTTCCTCTAAGAGTCTCACCAACCTCACCAACCAGGGCAACTGATCCTCACAATTTTAAAACAATCTCAACAGTTGCTCAACATTCTTCTCACAGTGAACAGGACTCCTTCCCTTCCACTCCTTGCTCTCGTTCACTGGGGTCAATGAACCTCCCTTTGTTCttcacacccccacccccgatcATTTCCAAAAACACAAAGGGTAGTTAGTGCCAAGTTTGAATAACCATTAGCAACAGGAAGCTTGGTTGAAATCAGACGTGGCAAGGCACTAGAAATCTTCAGTATGGTCAGTGTCCGAGCCCAAGCTCAGAGTCATGAGTTTGGGGTGTAAGTTTAGGTCTGTGCTGCTTTGGCAGACTGTTTAACTCCAGCACCGCAGTGGTCTCCTACAGTTAACACACAgaagacgctggaggaactcaacaggtgaggcagcatctatggaggggagtaatcTGTCAatatttcagaccgagacccttcatcagggctggaaagggagGAAGTGCCCAGAATAAGGAAGtcggggaggggaagaagtgcgttaaatgatagatgaagccaggtgggtgggggacagGGGTGAAGTTAGGaggtggaagatgataggtggaaaaggtaaaggactaaaggaggaggaatctgataggagaggagagtgaaccatgggagaaagggaaggaggaagggcatcagggggaggtgataggtagttgAGGAGCAGAGAAGTAGTAAGCAGGAAGCCAGAGTGGGAAACAGAAAaagaggaaagggggaaggggaaaaattACCAGGTTAGTGTCCAGCAGGTTGgtggttacccagatggaatacaaggtgttgggcTGGTGGCCTCATCATTGCAGAAGAGAAGGTCATGGTGCAGTATGTGTTTTATCATTGATTTGATTTCCTTCAAGCACAGTTTGACTCTTAACCCagactcatccccccccccccaccaaacccaGGTGGTCCAAGTTCAAACACCGCATACTACACAATGGACCCTCAGCAGATGAGGAGGTGGGAGCAAAAAATTACCCCCACACACTCAGCCAACTATTTCCCAGCACAGCCATGTGAGTATTTGGGGAAAGTAATACATATCTGGGCCGTGAAAAGATAATTTACCATGTCTCATTGCTGGCTACTGATCAAAAATAAACTGTATTCCCTGAGTAAAGATAGTCACATGCCCTGACCACAATGGCATGATCTGTATGTGGAGTGAGCACTGAAGCAATGAGGACAGAAATAGTCAGACAGCATTTTCGAACTACCACTCACTTTTTACCCACTGACTGTGACCTTTCCTCCACCTCttgagcgtaggagaatgaggggatatttgatcAAGTTATAGAAAATTCTGAGAGGGTATAGATGGgggtaaaagcaagcaggctctttccactgaagttgagtgAGCCTAAAACTGGGGGTCATGGGTTAGggatgaaaggtaaaatatttaaggggaacacgagggaaaACATCTTCACTTAGAGGACGGTGCAAGTgcagaatgagctgtcagcataaGTGGTAAATGTGGCtatgatttcaacttttaagataAATTttaataagtacatggatgggagaggaatggagggctatggtctatgTTCAGGTCAATGGAACTCAACAGAATAATAATCTGACATGGGctatttctatgactctatggttcCTCTTCAAGAATTTACCTAAATTTTGGTTTTGAAAGTTACTACTAAATTTGCTTTCATTGCCCTGATGCCCTAATCCCAATTTGAAAGCAACACGTTCTGAAGCAGAATATTTAATTACATAATGGAGAAATTCTCATCTTGGTTTCTGGTTCTCCTGTCAATTTTATTAAGTCCATgttctttggtttcctcccaagcAGCAGAGCAGTTTCTCCTTTCTTACTCTATCAagctggccggtggtgtagtggcatcagcaccgaaCTTTAAGGCAAATGGCCCCGAGTTCGAATCTAGCTGGCTACTTGCATGCTCTCCATCTGTGTcacattgagctagcaacttgaccttGTAAAAAACAGTCGAATGCTACAGAAAGGGCAAAaatgctgcccaatgtgccacaaggtgcAAAAAGGAAAACACAGCTATCAAAACCTTTCCTAAAAAATCTTCAACTTAAATCTCTAACTGCTTCTGCTCATAGAACCTTTTCTATTCCCTCCATAAACAAATTTTGCTTCGGTGTCAATTAAAGCtcggccactacaccaccggccagctTGATAGAGTAAGAAAGGAGAAACTGCTCTGCTgcttgggaggaaaccaaagaacATGGACTTAATAAAATTCAGGGTGAAATAAAGGTAGGGCTTTTCATTCAGCTGATCATGGAAATTTAATTCCTCCGAAATATTATGAACCCTGGAAACCAACACAATCTGGGATATAGaagtaaaattaggccatttggcccattgagacttcACTGTTcgatcatggccgatttattttctctctcaaccacaTTTTCCTATCTTCTCATTGTAACCTTTGGCATCCGTCtattgagactgtgccctctggttctagactcccccactataggaaacatcctctctcgtcctctctatctaggccttttaatattcgatCAGAACATGTCTACAGTTCTCCGAATGGCATAGCACAGGGACAATAATCACCTTCTATGCTCCTAGGTAGTTTGAGGTAAGATTTTTATTAGTTGGAGACAAGGGTTACGAGTCAAATGCTGGGATTGCAATGTTAATCAGCTACTAAACATCAGGCTCTGTATGAGCAGTTGAAGGAAGCAGGTCTCTTCTCTTTATTGAAGTGGGAGAGTATCACGAGGGCGTGTAATCCTCAGACTCTCTGACTGTGGGCAAAGTTAGGGCAGGACCTTTAGCAAGCGGAAGCAAGTCTCTAAACAAACAGCGggatggtagtgtagtggatagcatAACGCTTTATAGTGTCAGCAAtcaaagttcaattcctgccgctatcTGTAAGGATTTTGAACgttctgtgactgcatgggttttctctgggagctctggttccctcccacattccaaagacatacaagttagggttagtaagttctggGATGCAATGGTGGCACTGGCAGCATGCCAACAGTTGCAGGCTGCCCTCGGCACATCCAGGACTGTGCTGGATGTTGACACCAACAAGACATTTCACTCACaagaaagagaaaatctgcagatgctgaaaatccaagcaacacacacaacatgctggaggaacttaacaggcagggcagcatctatggaagagagtacagtcgatgtttcgggctgagacccttcagcaggactgaagaacaaaagttgaggagtagatttaaaaggtgggggaaggggagggataaacacaaggtgatgggtgaaactgggaggaggaggggtgaagtaaagagcagggaagttgattggtgaaatacagggctggagaagaggggatctaataggagaggatagatTCTTTATGCTTtgatgacaaataaaactaatatttAATCTATAAAGTGGAAGAGGATCTCTGTGGCGGGTAATCCTCAGACTCTCTGATTGTGGTGTTAGTGAGGCGAAGACAAGTCTCTGTACAAACCTGCTTCAGCGCTCGCGTGGATCTTGTACACAGTAGGATTGTGTGCTGTCAGATTAGCACTGGATGCCATCTGAAATTGCCCACGCGCAGTGATCTCAGAACTGGCTACAACTGGGTCAATGGTCACCTGCTCAGAATTAGAAAATATATGGTCCTCCAAGCCCACAAGGTGGGATCCTGACCTAAATGAATAGGTGgcggggttgggggtggggggaatcaaATGAGCCTACATGTGTTGCTATGGAGACAGAAATAATGTTCTTTGCTAGCCTTGAGGCCCTCTGGGACAGTGCTGGGCCAGACGCGAATACTTGCCTGTTACATAGATGTCATTGCCAAAGGCAGTGATGCTGTAGCCACCAGCCAGGTGGTCAGGGAACTCAGCGAGGTATCGCCACTGGCCAGTCTGTGGGTTGAAGCAATCCACCGTTACCAGCTCGTCACAGTCCTTGTTGCAGCCGCCCACCACCACCAGTATCTCGGCCAGGCCAGTGGAGGGGCGGGCCCTCATCCTCTCACACGGGTAGTCATGCCGGTCGTACTCGGACGACTGAAAGGCCCGGGCCTGGTGGATGAGCTTGAGACAGAATGGGGAGTAGTAGACAAGCGGGTCGCTCTCTACGTAGGCCAGCAGGTAGAAGCGGCGGATGAAGGGCAGACGCACATGCTCAAAGAGCTCGGGCCAGAAGCGCAGCCGGCGCTTGGGATCGGCCTTGACCCACCGCAGCGCCAGTTGGTAGGCCACCTCCTCTTTGTCGACGTGCAGCCTGTCGTCAGACAGGTACTCGAGCAGCCGACGCTGGGGCAGCGCCTCGAACTCCTTCTCCTCTGACAGCTCGATGATGTGGCGCAGAATGAAGCTCTTGGCACTCTCGGCCAGGCTCCGGCAGGCGTAGGCCTCAGCGAACTCCTGGATCTCCAGGCAGTTGGTCACGTCCAGCTGGCGCTCCAGGTAGGCGCAGCAGGCCTCCTTCACTGAGTGGAACTGGAAGAGGTCGGCGGCCCGGGCCAGAGGTTCCACGTTACTCTGGGTGACAGTCACCTGGCCGGTGTAGGAGAAGTCCAGCAGTAGGCCTAGGATCTCGGCCTTCACCCCATGCAGCTCCACCCGCTCGGCATAGCTCTCCTTCAGCCGGCCGGCAAACATGGCCTTGAAGTAGTGGCTGGCTGCTGCCAGCACAGTGCGGTGACAGGGGAAGTCCTGGCCATCCACCCACAGGGTCATGTCAAAAAACTTGCGTTCTATCCGCAGCTCGTTGATGCCCTGCAGGATGTTAAGGGCGTGACTGGGGTCAAAGAATGGCAACACAGAGGCCTGGGTTACTATGCTCGGCCGTTCCATCCTGATGGCTGGGGATCAAATCATCTGTAAAAATCAGAGAGAGCGAGAGGCGATTACAGAGCGCATGGGACCTCAGCAGCTTTATAGCCAACCTCCTCATGTGGTGCGTTATATTTACCAGCAACCACACCAGGTGGGACTCATAAATCACACTGCCACTATTTGCattcaatggattaaaacttGGCTGACTGAAACTTATCAGGAACCCAATACTCCCAGCTCAGTCACACAACACAGTCACGGAACAACTTTGTCGCCTTCCAAGCCCCACCTCCTCCTCTGCAATAGCACAAATACAACTGAGGATCCATTGGGGTCAGAGTTGTGAGTTCAAACCTTTTCTTTGTGGCTTAGCTCTATTAACCCAAGCTTCACTTCCTCCCCAAGCAAATGTATTtatctatttagagatacagcgcagactTGATCCCTCCAGCCCCTTGAGCCAAGCCAACCCAGCAAGCCTGACGAATCTGATCAACCTTAACCCAATCacgaggcaatttacaatgaccaattaacctaccagtacgtctttggactgtgggaggaaaccggagcacccggagaataCCAACATggttcacggggagaacgtgcaaactcctagCAGATTTCattagaaatgaactctgaaACACCCAGAGCAGTAATAGAATCATGCCAGCACCTACACTACTGTGGTCACAGTTATGAATGGGAAATTTTACATCTATTCGAGAGGCATGGGTTTAAAGAACAGCAGAACTCCCAGGTTACCTAATATTCAAACCTCAATCAACCTCTCCAAACACAAATTTTATCTGGACTTTAATTAGGTTTGGATCTTTGGGTGAGCAAATTGATGGTTATGTCTCCTAAATCATAACTATATCATAACATTTCAAAAGTTCTCCACTGACttgaagcatttcaggatgtccATGGCTCTCTTCCCTCAAAAGTTTATAACTTGGTTTGATGGAGCCTGAACAAAACCAATAATACCATGCTACGTTTGGGCTCAGTCACACAGGTGTAACTATCCCTCACCTTCATGGAGTTGTTCCCTGACACTGGGATAACTCCTATAGATTTCAAGTTATTCAATCAGTCacggcaaacacaaggaaatctgcagatgctggaaattcaagcaacacacacacaaaatgctggaggaacgcagtaggtcaggcagcatctatagggagaagcgctgtcaacgtttcaggccgagacccttactatcttttctttcagttagtcctgacaaagggtctcggcccaaaatgtcgacagcacttctccctatagatgctgcctgacctactgcattccaccagcattttgtgtgtgttgcaatctGTCATGGCCTCCATTTAAAAAGCTCTCCCAGAATGCTGGCATTTCCAACAATggtaacaatctgctggagggacagtgggttgagcagcatctttggcaaggtggtggtgatgggggggaaagaggggaaggaattgtcaacattttgggatgaAACCCTGAATCAGAACTGTCAAAATGTCAGCAATCCAtaacccccacagatgctgctcgacctgccaagtttctccagcacatttgtttactgctccagactccagcatctgcagtctcttgagaGACCCAGGGTAATATTGGTCAGGAACCTAGTCTGAAGCCTTGAGTATGCCTTCTGTGTGCTTCTTGTGCAGAGCGGAGCTTTAATGAGGACCACTATGCAACTTTAATGGCATTGAACTTTACCACAGAGGAAAATCCATTCAGTCCATCACTCTCCCAGACCCCTTCCACCAAACTCATCTGATTCTCCCTTATACAATGGTTTTTACTTTGTGCAAAACAATATCTTGTCAATTTCTTTCCTCATTCTcttaaaagcaccaaatttcaTTTATTCCACACTCCTTATTGACTCTAGTCCCTACAAAAAACTCTGAGCAAACTACCACAGCAAAACTTCAGCAATTAAAATAACAATCTTAATGGCATCTCAACATCACTGGAACTTGTACAAGAACGCTACAGGCAAAGGAATGATAAGATTTTGTAAATGGAAGACAGAATACAGTTCTGATAAATTGAaagtgcactttgggaggacaggtGAGAGGCGACCACACAAATGAAAGATGGGATTGCAAGGAACTATCAAGGAATAGAAGAACCTTGCCGCACAAATTCAAGGATTGCTGAAGGTGGCAGCACCTGTAGATGAGGTGGTGAAGGCAGAAAATGGGAAACTTGCTCTTGTTAGCTGGGCAGAGAACATGGGTGCAGGGAGATTGAGTTAGATCACAGCTAGATTTACTGTGTACGGTTCGAGTATTGTGCATTGATCTCATTGGTATTTTacaggaagttgcagaggattcaCCAGAATGTCACATGCAGTGTTCGGTTATGATGAGAAATTGATTAGGTTGAACATGTTTTTCTTGAAGTGAAGAAGGCTGAGGGCAacctgatagagatatacaaaactaGGAGGAGTACTGATGGTAAAGATAATTGGAAGTATTTCCCTCAATCAGAAGCACCTAAAACTAAAGGACATGGATCTCAGGTATGCAGTAATTGGTTTAGAGAGGAGTGTAAATTTGGACAAGACAGCCTGAGTGGGTGGTAGAGGTAAGAACTCTCAGAATACTTAAAAGTACCGAGATAAATACTTCATTCACCAAAACACTCAGGGCAAGGGATCACATGTagataaatgggattagtatggaTAAATACTTATAGTTAGTGTTAGTCACTCTCCAcgaatctccctcctggcacttaaccctgtAATTGGCAGATGTGCTACACCTTCCCATTAGCCTCCATTTAAGGCACCAAACAGACCTTcgaggtgagacaacacttcacctgtgaatctgttaggGCCATTTTCTGTATCTGGTgcttccagtgtggcctcctctacgttggtgagacccaacaaggAACGACACCTTATACTCTGCCTAGGTaacagaaaacatagaaaacctacagcacgtaacaggcccttcggcccacagttgtgccaaccatgtaacctactttagaagctgcttagaatttccctactgcatagccctctatttttctaagaacCTCCGTCCTCCatcctgacggcatgaacatcaattccaGTAATTACCCATCCCTCTCTTCATTTCCCCTCTTAGcccccccttacctcttctcctcccctgctTATTAACTCCTTCTCCCCTGTCCActctccttcttctctagcctttgaccttttccatctatcacctcccatcttcttacttcatcctccccccgacacacctggcctcacctatcaccttctagcttgtactccttcccctcccaccccctttcccccagcttcttattctggcatccttccccttcctttttagTCCTGAtgtgggtcttggcccgaaatgttggctgtttattcatttccataggtgctgcctgagctgctgagttcctcctatattttgtgtgttgcagtgGTTGACAAGGACATGGTGTGCTGGAGGGCCCGAGCCTGTCCTCTGTGACTCATCCCATGACTCCGGAAGCAGAGCCCTTGAATATTTCAGGGCTGAGGTAGATGGATTATTCATAACAGGGTGAAAGGGTACCACAGATGGATCAGAATGCAGAATTAAGTTTACAATCAGCTGTCAATTTATAAAGATTGCCCCATGTATATCGAAATATACAACAATGTCATTTACGTCaaggaccaacacagtccgaggattgtaCCGGGGTAGCCCGCAAATATCACAATGCTTCCAACGCTAATATAGCtacccacaactcattaacacACTTATTAAGTGACAAAACATCTTGAAAGGCTGTGTGACCTACTTCTGCACCATATTCACATTATCGCAGGGAACATCACTTATTGTGCTATGGAGATCTCAGAGCTACGGTCCTCTAACTAAGGACATTGTGTAAACTTAACTAATTAAAAAAAGGGGTGAAGATTGACccttaaagaagaaaaaaaatcactatttTAATGGACACATTTAAAGGTAGCTCTTATTTTACCAGCTCTTCAATCTCAGCTGAGT is part of the Hypanus sabinus isolate sHypSab1 chromosome 27, sHypSab1.hap1, whole genome shotgun sequence genome and harbors:
- the klhl21 gene encoding kelch-like protein 21: MERPSIVTQASVLPFFDPSHALNILQGINELRIERKFFDMTLWVDGQDFPCHRTVLAAASHYFKAMFAGRLKESYAERVELHGVKAEILGLLLDFSYTGQVTVTQSNVEPLARAADLFQFHSVKEACCAYLERQLDVTNCLEIQEFAEAYACRSLAESAKSFILRHIIELSEEKEFEALPQRRLLEYLSDDRLHVDKEEVAYQLALRWVKADPKRRLRFWPELFEHVRLPFIRRFYLLAYVESDPLVYYSPFCLKLIHQARAFQSSEYDRHDYPCERMRARPSTGLAEILVVVGGCNKDCDELVTVDCFNPQTGQWRYLAEFPDHLAGGYSITAFGNDIYVTGGSDGTSLYDCVWRYNSSVNEWTEVSPMLQAREYHSSVVLKGHIYILAHDSLERYDHSVDSWEVLQPMPFPMDNCSSTACRGKLYTIGTLTGEESMAIQCYDPEIDLWSMVTCGSLPPWLLVPKMVTLNGLIYFVQDDSAEVDVYNPTKNEWDKIPPMNQVHVGGSVAALGGKLIVSGGYDNTFELSDVVEAYDFQTGSWTILGHLPQPTFWHGSVSIFRQFMPTARVSFEGTANDNQNNEINSLNLARYRRNLHNENLRLLH